One part of the Natronorubrum sediminis genome encodes these proteins:
- the mutL gene encoding DNA mismatch repair endonuclease MutL, whose amino-acid sequence MTEEPPQDTDINQLDEDTVARIAAGEVVERPASAVKELVENSLDAGAKAIDVTIEDGGTELIRVADDGDGMTETDVRAAVREHTTSKIAGLEDLESGVATLGFRGEALHTIGSVSRVTIESRPQAVDGESRDATGTKLVYEGGEITTVEPTGCPAGTIVEVADLFYNTPARKKFLKTTATEFAHVNRIVTRYALANPDVAVSLTHDGREVFATTGQGDLQAAVLAVYGREVASAMIPVEIDGDELPPGPLESVSGLVSHPETNRSSREYLATYVNGRAVTADAIREGIMGAYGTQLGGDRYPFATLFLEVPGDAVDVNVHPRKREVRFDDDDAVRRQVDTAVESALLEQGLLRSRAPRGRSAPEEARLEPGSPESTARSSLEHASSEAGSDESEADSDQRTRDEESRSVASNESESSAQTGGGSETHSAEASVHSESPAPPHDPPEAATRAEATADSQPKATRATTETEEPSQRSGHAADASPTDSTPSDSEDGDSRPAQADSSAEPNPERTFSVATEQQTLGGEAATGDEAQFESLPSLRVLGQLHDTYLVCETANGMVLIDQHAADERVNYERLQRAFADDSAAQALASPVELELTAVEAEAFESYREALSRLGFYADRVDDRTVAVTTVPAVLEETLEPERLRDVLTSVLEGDRDAGSETVDALANEFLGDLACHPSITGNTSLTEGSVLDLLEALDGCANPYSCPHGRPVLIELDEAELEDRFERDYPGHQG is encoded by the coding sequence ATGACAGAGGAGCCACCACAGGACACCGACATCAACCAGTTAGACGAGGACACCGTCGCTCGCATCGCCGCCGGCGAGGTCGTCGAACGGCCCGCCAGCGCGGTCAAGGAACTCGTCGAGAATAGCCTCGACGCCGGAGCAAAAGCCATCGACGTGACGATCGAAGACGGCGGCACGGAGCTGATCCGCGTGGCCGACGACGGTGACGGGATGACCGAAACGGACGTTCGCGCAGCCGTCCGCGAGCACACCACGAGTAAGATCGCTGGACTTGAGGACCTCGAGTCGGGCGTCGCGACGCTCGGCTTCCGCGGCGAAGCGCTCCACACGATCGGGTCGGTGTCTCGAGTGACGATCGAGTCCCGACCGCAGGCTGTCGACGGGGAGAGTCGAGACGCCACTGGCACGAAACTCGTCTACGAGGGAGGGGAGATAACGACCGTCGAACCGACAGGTTGTCCCGCCGGAACCATCGTCGAGGTTGCGGACCTCTTCTACAACACGCCCGCTCGCAAGAAGTTCCTCAAGACGACGGCGACGGAGTTCGCCCACGTCAACCGGATCGTCACGCGCTACGCGCTCGCGAATCCGGACGTCGCCGTCTCGCTCACCCACGACGGCCGCGAGGTGTTCGCGACGACCGGGCAGGGAGACCTGCAGGCGGCCGTGCTGGCCGTCTACGGACGCGAAGTCGCGTCGGCGATGATCCCCGTCGAAATCGACGGCGACGAACTCCCGCCCGGCCCGCTCGAGTCGGTCTCGGGTCTCGTCTCACACCCCGAAACGAATCGCTCGAGTCGGGAGTACCTCGCGACGTATGTCAACGGCCGCGCGGTCACCGCGGACGCGATTCGCGAGGGGATCATGGGTGCCTACGGCACGCAATTGGGTGGCGACCGGTATCCCTTCGCTACGCTCTTCCTCGAGGTGCCCGGCGACGCCGTCGACGTGAACGTTCACCCCCGCAAGCGGGAGGTTCGATTCGACGACGACGATGCGGTCCGCCGGCAGGTCGATACGGCCGTCGAGTCCGCACTGCTCGAGCAGGGCCTCCTTCGCTCGCGTGCGCCGCGGGGTCGCTCGGCACCCGAGGAAGCCCGACTCGAACCCGGGTCCCCCGAGTCGACGGCACGGTCGTCTCTCGAGCACGCGAGCAGCGAAGCGGGGAGCGACGAGTCCGAGGCAGACTCCGACCAGCGGACTCGAGACGAGGAGTCACGTTCCGTCGCGTCCAATGAATCGGAGTCCTCCGCGCAGACGGGTGGTGGATCCGAGACCCACTCGGCAGAGGCGTCCGTTCACTCCGAGTCGCCTGCTCCGCCTCACGACCCACCGGAGGCGGCTACTCGAGCGGAGGCGACTGCCGACTCTCAGCCGAAGGCGACTCGAGCGACGACCGAGACGGAGGAACCTTCCCAACGTAGCGGACACGCTGCAGACGCTTCGCCCACCGATTCGACGCCATCTGATTCGGAAGACGGTGACTCGAGGCCCGCACAGGCCGACTCGAGCGCCGAACCTAACCCAGAACGGACGTTCTCCGTCGCGACCGAACAGCAAACGCTCGGCGGCGAGGCCGCGACCGGCGACGAGGCCCAGTTCGAATCGCTCCCGTCGCTTCGCGTCCTCGGGCAGTTACACGACACGTACCTCGTCTGTGAAACGGCGAACGGGATGGTGCTAATCGATCAGCACGCGGCCGACGAGCGCGTCAACTACGAACGGCTCCAGCGAGCGTTCGCCGACGACTCGGCTGCACAGGCACTGGCGTCCCCCGTCGAACTCGAGTTGACGGCCGTCGAAGCCGAGGCGTTCGAGAGCTACCGCGAGGCGCTCTCACGACTGGGATTCTACGCGGACCGTGTCGACGATCGAACGGTTGCCGTGACGACGGTCCCCGCCGTGCTCGAGGAGACGCTCGAGCCCGAACGGTTGCGAGACGTCCTCACGTCGGTGCTCGAGGGTGATCGCGACGCCGGGTCGGAGACCGTCGACGCGCTGGCGAACGAGTTCCTCGGCGATCTGGCGTGTCACCCCTCGATCACCGGCAACACGTCGCTGACGGAGGGATCGGTGCTCGATTTGCTCGAGGCGCTCGATGGGTGTGCGAATCCCTATTCGTGTCCGCACGGGCGGCCAGTCCTGATCGAACTCGACGAGGCCGAACTCGAGGACCGATTCGAGCGCGATTACCCGGGCCACCAGGGCTAA
- a CDS encoding dihydrodipicolinate synthase family protein: MTLTEALSGITCPVVTPFEDDTGTPEVDDAAFTDVLEHLLDGGIDGVFPCGTTGEFASLTPAERKRVHERTVETVDGEVPVLAGAAAPSVDEVVDYATHAADIGADAAVVTEPYFHGANDSSGTHRFFEAVADRSPLPLLLYNIPPCTGGSIPVETIRALADHENVLGIKDSSGDLEYFCSVMRQTPEDFLALQGYDALLVPALRMGADGGLNALSNVAPAQYAELYETAADARGEEIQDAIVPLFDACADHGFAPATKTALEYDGVIPTDAVRPPLVEVPADGRDAIEVAVDDLLDG, encoded by the coding sequence ATGACGCTCACCGAGGCACTTTCCGGAATCACCTGCCCAGTCGTCACGCCCTTCGAAGACGATACTGGGACGCCCGAAGTCGACGACGCGGCATTTACTGACGTACTCGAGCACCTCCTCGATGGTGGCATCGACGGCGTCTTTCCGTGTGGGACCACGGGCGAATTCGCCAGTCTCACGCCTGCAGAGCGCAAGCGAGTTCACGAACGAACGGTCGAGACGGTCGATGGCGAGGTGCCAGTGCTCGCTGGTGCGGCCGCACCGAGCGTCGACGAGGTCGTCGACTACGCCACCCACGCCGCCGACATCGGTGCCGACGCGGCCGTCGTCACGGAACCGTACTTCCACGGAGCGAACGACTCGAGTGGCACCCACCGCTTTTTCGAGGCCGTCGCCGACCGCTCGCCGTTGCCACTCTTGCTCTACAATATCCCGCCGTGTACCGGCGGCTCGATCCCCGTCGAGACGATTCGGGCACTTGCCGACCACGAGAACGTCCTCGGGATCAAGGACTCGAGTGGCGACCTCGAGTACTTCTGTTCCGTGATGCGCCAGACGCCCGAAGATTTCCTCGCGCTACAGGGTTACGACGCGCTGCTCGTTCCCGCGCTTCGGATGGGGGCCGACGGCGGGTTGAACGCGCTCTCGAACGTCGCTCCGGCGCAGTATGCCGAACTCTACGAAACGGCCGCCGACGCGCGTGGTGAGGAGATTCAGGACGCCATCGTCCCACTGTTCGACGCCTGTGCGGACCACGGCTTCGCCCCGGCGACGAAGACGGCCCTCGAGTACGACGGCGTGATTCCCACGGACGCGGTTCGGCCGCCGCTCGTCGAGGTCCCTGCGGATGGTCGAGACGCCATCGAGGTCGCCGTCGACGACTTGCTCGACGGATAG
- a CDS encoding SDR family NAD(P)-dependent oxidoreductase has protein sequence MHEPDYDVAGKTAIVTGASQGIGEAIAKTLAASGANVSICSRSMDRVGPVADEINDADDAGEALALECNVREREQVQNLVDETVETFGDIDVLVNNAGGEFVAPFEDISANGWQTIVDLNLNSTVHCTQLAGEVMREGSGGAIINLSSVNGQHAAPGESHYGASKAAIIRLTETLATEWADDGIRVNCIAPGLIQTPGVAETLGIDSEDMPPREKTDRRIGHPEEIADVAQFLSSPAASFMNGETVTVKGVPRAGNSMSQDLGLE, from the coding sequence ATGCACGAACCGGACTACGACGTCGCGGGGAAGACCGCGATCGTCACGGGTGCAAGTCAGGGAATCGGAGAAGCCATCGCCAAGACACTCGCCGCCAGCGGCGCGAACGTCTCGATCTGTTCGCGCTCGATGGATCGCGTCGGCCCGGTCGCAGACGAGATCAACGACGCGGACGACGCTGGTGAGGCCCTCGCCCTCGAGTGTAACGTCCGCGAGCGCGAGCAGGTCCAGAATCTCGTCGACGAAACGGTCGAAACGTTCGGCGATATCGACGTCCTCGTCAACAACGCGGGAGGCGAGTTCGTTGCCCCCTTCGAGGACATCTCGGCCAACGGCTGGCAGACTATCGTCGACCTCAACCTCAACAGTACCGTCCACTGCACGCAACTCGCCGGCGAAGTGATGCGCGAGGGCTCTGGCGGTGCCATCATCAACCTCTCGTCGGTCAACGGCCAACACGCAGCCCCCGGAGAGAGCCACTACGGGGCCTCGAAAGCCGCGATTATCCGCCTGACCGAGACGCTGGCAACTGAGTGGGCCGACGACGGCATCCGCGTCAACTGTATCGCGCCCGGTCTGATCCAGACCCCCGGCGTCGCCGAGACGCTCGGTATCGACAGCGAGGACATGCCGCCCCGCGAGAAGACCGACCGTCGCATCGGCCACCCCGAAGAGATCGCCGACGTCGCCCAGTTCCTCTCGAGTCCCGCCGCCTCGTTCATGAACGGCGAAACGGTGACCGTAAAGGGCGTTCCACGCGCCGGAAACTCGATGTCGCAGGATCTGGGTCTCGAGTAA
- a CDS encoding MOSC domain-containing protein, which translates to MGSSNNGSVSAIHIAPEAGAAMHSVSDVRAVAGKGLEGDRYFDQAGSWSGEEGRDLPPEDRALTLFEAETLEIVERDAGIELEPADHRRNVTTRDVAVDHLLDERFRIGNVVCEGVEICEPCAYLESLTEEGVLGALVHRGGLNVRIVDSGEISVDDPITVL; encoded by the coding sequence ATGGGTTCCAGCAACAATGGTAGCGTCTCGGCGATTCATATCGCGCCGGAAGCGGGCGCAGCGATGCACTCGGTTTCCGACGTCCGAGCAGTCGCCGGAAAGGGACTCGAGGGCGACCGGTATTTCGACCAGGCAGGCTCGTGGTCAGGGGAGGAGGGTCGAGACCTCCCACCGGAAGACCGGGCGCTCACGCTCTTCGAAGCGGAGACGCTCGAGATCGTCGAGCGCGACGCCGGCATCGAACTCGAGCCAGCCGATCACCGACGAAACGTCACCACCAGAGACGTCGCCGTCGATCACTTACTCGACGAGCGATTCCGGATCGGGAATGTCGTCTGTGAGGGCGTCGAAATCTGTGAACCGTGTGCGTACCTCGAGTCCCTCACGGAGGAGGGCGTACTCGGCGCACTCGTCCATCGAGGTGGGCTGAACGTTCGAATCGTCGACTCCGGCGAAATTTCGGTCGACGATCCCATCACCGTGCTGTAA
- the mutS gene encoding DNA mismatch repair protein MutS yields MTEATGIVGEFFSLKEGTDADLLAMQCGDFYEFFGEDAETVSDELDLKVSQKSSHGSSYPMAGVPVNDLTPYLKALVERGYRVAVADQYETDSGHAREVVRVVTPGTLLETTDADAQYLAAIVDASSSSSAGSAAGYGLAFADVTTGRFLVAEGEDVDDALTELYRFDPVEVLPGPETRTDDELLTHVRERVDATLSLHETESFAPKRATHAVREHFGSETVDRLAVGEAALAAAGAILAYVEETGAGVLASMTRIQSHQGDDHVTLDATTQRNLELTETMQGDTDGSLFTTIDHTETSAGGRLLKEWLQRPRRSLETLERRQESVAALSSAALARDQIQDTLDDAYDLARLASKATHGSADARDLQAVQETLAVLPALADTIASTPELADAPLSDIVDQPDREAARELHATLEEAIAEDPPSTVTQGELLQRGYDEELDEVIDRHEEVKRWLETLADREKQAHGLSHVSVDRNKTDGYYIQVGKSAADGVPDHYEEIKTLKNSKRFTIDELEEREREILRLEEQRGELEYELFEELREEVASRAETLQDVGRTLATVDALSSLATHAAENRWIKPDLHAGNVLDIEQGRHPVVEQTTEFVPNDVRMDGAATAASQERADGRASDGRGFLVVTGPNMSGKSTYMRQVACIVLLAQIGSFVPAKAAEIGLVDGIFTRVGALDELAQGRSTFMVEMSELSNILHTATEESLVILDEVGRGTATYDGISIAWAATEYLHNEIQAKTLFATHYHELTGLASRLPRVANVHIAADERDGDVTFLRSVRDGPTDRSYGIHVADLAGVPDPVVDRSRDVLERLREEKAIEAKGGSSSEPVQTVFDVSSGQFRGPANADGGEPDRQQADKDERDEPIDPDAKAVLEDLESLDVNTTPPIELMSKVQDLQRRLEDS; encoded by the coding sequence ATGACCGAGGCGACGGGGATCGTCGGTGAGTTCTTCTCGCTCAAAGAGGGCACCGACGCCGATTTGCTGGCGATGCAGTGTGGCGATTTCTACGAGTTCTTCGGCGAGGACGCCGAGACCGTCAGCGACGAACTCGATCTCAAAGTCTCCCAGAAGTCTTCGCACGGCTCGTCGTATCCGATGGCCGGCGTGCCAGTTAACGACCTGACGCCCTATCTGAAGGCACTCGTCGAACGCGGCTATCGGGTCGCTGTCGCGGACCAGTACGAGACGGACTCCGGACACGCGCGCGAGGTCGTTCGCGTCGTCACGCCGGGAACGCTCCTCGAGACGACCGACGCGGACGCCCAGTATTTGGCGGCCATCGTCGACGCCTCGAGTTCGTCTTCCGCCGGCTCTGCCGCGGGCTACGGGCTCGCGTTCGCCGACGTGACGACCGGTCGCTTTCTCGTCGCGGAGGGCGAGGACGTCGACGACGCCCTGACGGAGCTGTACCGATTCGATCCCGTCGAGGTGTTGCCGGGGCCAGAGACGCGAACCGACGACGAGTTGTTGACGCACGTTCGCGAACGCGTCGACGCCACGTTGAGCCTCCACGAGACGGAGTCGTTCGCCCCGAAGCGGGCGACCCACGCAGTTCGCGAGCACTTCGGGTCGGAGACGGTCGACCGACTGGCCGTCGGCGAGGCTGCACTCGCGGCTGCGGGGGCGATTCTCGCGTACGTCGAGGAGACCGGTGCGGGCGTGCTCGCGTCGATGACGCGCATTCAGAGCCACCAGGGCGACGATCACGTCACGCTCGATGCGACCACGCAGCGCAACCTCGAGTTGACCGAGACGATGCAAGGCGACACCGACGGCTCGCTCTTCACGACGATCGATCACACCGAGACCAGTGCCGGCGGCCGGCTCCTGAAAGAGTGGCTCCAGCGCCCGAGACGCTCCCTCGAGACGCTCGAGCGCAGACAGGAGAGCGTCGCTGCGCTTTCGTCGGCAGCGTTAGCACGTGATCAGATTCAGGACACGCTCGACGACGCGTACGATCTGGCGCGATTGGCGTCGAAGGCGACCCACGGCAGTGCGGACGCACGAGACTTGCAGGCCGTCCAGGAGACGCTGGCGGTGTTGCCAGCACTGGCGGACACCATTGCGTCGACGCCGGAACTGGCCGATGCGCCGCTGTCGGACATCGTCGATCAGCCGGACCGCGAGGCCGCTCGGGAACTCCACGCAACGCTCGAGGAGGCCATCGCCGAGGATCCGCCCTCGACCGTCACGCAGGGGGAACTCCTCCAGCGAGGTTACGACGAGGAACTCGACGAGGTGATCGACCGACACGAGGAGGTAAAGCGGTGGCTCGAGACGCTTGCGGATCGCGAAAAGCAGGCCCACGGCCTCTCGCACGTGAGCGTCGACCGGAACAAGACTGACGGCTACTACATCCAGGTCGGCAAGTCCGCGGCCGACGGCGTCCCCGACCACTACGAGGAGATCAAGACGCTCAAGAACTCGAAGCGGTTCACGATCGACGAACTCGAGGAGCGAGAACGCGAGATCCTTCGTCTCGAGGAACAACGGGGCGAACTCGAGTACGAACTCTTCGAAGAACTCCGCGAGGAGGTCGCCAGCCGGGCCGAAACCCTCCAGGACGTCGGGCGAACGCTCGCGACCGTCGACGCGCTCTCGAGTCTGGCGACCCACGCGGCGGAGAACCGTTGGATCAAGCCCGACCTCCATGCTGGCAACGTGCTCGACATCGAGCAGGGCCGCCACCCTGTCGTCGAGCAAACGACGGAGTTCGTTCCGAACGACGTTCGGATGGACGGGGCGGCTACCGCCGCCAGCCAGGAACGCGCTGACGGACGCGCGAGCGACGGGCGCGGCTTTCTGGTCGTCACCGGTCCCAACATGTCCGGCAAGTCGACGTACATGCGCCAGGTCGCCTGCATCGTGCTCTTGGCGCAAATCGGTAGTTTCGTCCCGGCGAAAGCGGCCGAGATCGGGTTGGTCGACGGCATCTTCACCCGCGTGGGCGCGCTCGACGAACTCGCACAGGGTCGCTCGACGTTCATGGTCGAGATGAGCGAACTCTCGAACATTCTCCACACCGCGACCGAGGAGTCGCTCGTGATTCTGGACGAAGTCGGCCGCGGTACGGCGACGTACGACGGCATCTCCATCGCGTGGGCGGCAACCGAGTATCTGCACAACGAAATCCAGGCGAAGACGCTCTTTGCGACCCACTACCACGAATTGACTGGGCTCGCCTCGAGGCTTCCACGCGTCGCGAACGTCCACATCGCGGCGGACGAACGCGACGGCGACGTCACCTTCCTGCGGAGCGTCCGCGACGGGCCGACCGATCGATCCTACGGGATCCACGTCGCCGACCTCGCTGGCGTCCCCGACCCCGTCGTCGACCGCTCGAGAGACGTTCTCGAGCGGTTGCGTGAGGAGAAGGCGATCGAAGCGAAGGGTGGTTCTTCGAGCGAGCCCGTTCAAACGGTGTTCGACGTCTCGAGCGGCCAGTTCCGTGGGCCAGCCAACGCCGACGGCGGTGAACCAGATCGACAGCAGGCGGATAAGGACGAGCGAGACGAACCGATCGATCCGGACGCGAAAGCCGTCCTCGAGGATCTCGAGTCACTCGACGTGAACACGACGCCACCGATCGAACTCATGTCGAAGGTCCAGGACTTACAGCGACGACTCGAGGATTCATAG
- a CDS encoding tRNA-binding protein, with product MVESPFDVEIRVGKILEAESFPEANKPKMTKLWIDLGEDHGEIQSAGQLDRHYDPEELEGRQVLCATNLGSVRIAGFKSEALTVGVPDEEEFPILVEPDTDKDVPLGGLLF from the coding sequence ATGGTCGAGAGCCCGTTCGATGTCGAGATTCGCGTCGGAAAGATACTCGAGGCGGAATCGTTTCCGGAGGCGAACAAGCCGAAGATGACCAAGTTGTGGATCGACCTCGGCGAGGACCACGGCGAGATCCAATCCGCGGGGCAACTGGATCGTCACTACGACCCCGAAGAACTCGAGGGGCGGCAGGTGCTCTGTGCGACGAACCTCGGCTCGGTTCGCATCGCGGGGTTCAAATCCGAGGCCCTGACGGTTGGCGTGCCCGACGAGGAAGAGTTCCCGATCCTCGTAGAACCGGATACGGACAAGGACGTTCCACTCGGCGGCCTGTTGTTCTGA
- a CDS encoding TIGR03560 family F420-dependent LLM class oxidoreductase, whose protein sequence is MTGLSEVGVVLPQYGTDVDAVRETALEAERLAYDAVWLEDHFQSWIGDPRRDTHECWTTLSAIAEATNRIRLGTLVTSQSYRHPALLAKMATTVDHLSDGRLELGLGAGWYEDEYDRFGYEFRTPPAERIRRLAETVEILRGLWTNETYTHTGEHLNVDLEDAICEPKPVQDPYPPIWIGGGGERFTLRYVAELADGWNYGTLTPSGFADKLAVLRDHCADDERFEEIRTSAELFVFVAETADAAEDKREQFRSEFLPDGPTTPREHFLAGYLESAPTGTPNDVSTRLEEYADVGIETAMLVIPNAVDPDDESLSMLSEALRE, encoded by the coding sequence ATGACGGGACTGTCTGAGGTGGGCGTCGTCCTGCCCCAGTACGGCACCGACGTCGACGCGGTTCGCGAGACGGCACTCGAGGCCGAGCGACTCGCGTACGACGCGGTCTGGCTCGAGGATCACTTCCAGTCGTGGATCGGCGATCCGCGGCGGGATACCCACGAGTGCTGGACGACGCTGAGTGCAATCGCCGAGGCGACCAATCGAATTCGTCTCGGGACGCTCGTCACGAGCCAATCGTATCGCCACCCGGCGCTGTTAGCGAAGATGGCGACGACGGTCGACCACCTCAGTGACGGCCGCCTCGAACTTGGACTCGGTGCCGGCTGGTACGAAGACGAGTACGACCGGTTCGGCTACGAGTTCCGGACGCCACCGGCCGAACGAATCCGCCGTCTCGCCGAGACGGTCGAGATCCTCCGCGGCCTCTGGACGAACGAGACGTACACGCATACGGGAGAGCACCTCAACGTCGATCTCGAGGACGCCATCTGTGAACCGAAGCCGGTACAGGATCCCTACCCACCGATCTGGATCGGCGGCGGTGGCGAGCGGTTCACGCTCCGCTACGTCGCCGAACTGGCCGACGGCTGGAACTACGGCACGCTGACGCCGTCGGGGTTCGCCGACAAACTCGCGGTTCTGCGAGATCACTGCGCGGACGACGAGCGCTTCGAGGAGATCCGGACCTCCGCCGAACTGTTCGTCTTCGTCGCTGAAACCGCCGACGCCGCCGAAGACAAACGGGAGCAGTTCAGGAGCGAATTCCTCCCCGATGGCCCGACGACGCCTCGAGAGCACTTCCTCGCGGGCTACCTCGAGTCGGCACCGACTGGAACGCCGAATGACGTTTCGACGCGACTCGAGGAGTACGCTGACGTCGGTATCGAGACGGCAATGCTCGTGATTCCGAACGCGGTTGATCCGGACGACGAGAGCCTCTCGATGCTGTCGGAGGCGCTTCGCGAGTGA
- the thiD gene encoding bifunctional hydroxymethylpyrimidine kinase/phosphomethylpyrimidine kinase, whose product MRTPAPDARPVALTIAGSDSGGGAGIQADLATMAAHGVFGTSAITAVTAQHTRGVESSYALPREEVVAQLEAVTGDFAVGAAKTGMLATTEIVQTVADRAESFAFPLVVDPVMVATSGDRLLEPEAERAYEDLLGTATLATPNADEAEVLTGIAVTDEESAREAGEEILETGVDAALVKGGHVPGDQIRDVLVTSEGVRTFEHPRVDTEATHGSGCTLAASIASRLASGDSLEAAVEGATAFLERAVRYSTDVGGGPGAVNHLVDLRNAAAREPTAEAVQRVVDRFVERDVSRLVPEVGTNVVGATPYAETVDETAAVEGRITRTLSGVRPNRGVRFGASSHVARFLLSAREFFPALRFAVNCRFGPDVDDALEALEWSIAAYDRADEPAVRADEEGHTMGWGARQAFGGREEPPVAVIDRGEVGKEAMTKLVASDPETLVDRVLELEEAVVQR is encoded by the coding sequence ATGAGAACGCCCGCACCCGACGCTCGCCCCGTCGCGTTGACGATCGCTGGCAGCGACTCCGGCGGTGGAGCCGGCATTCAGGCTGACCTCGCGACGATGGCGGCCCACGGCGTCTTCGGAACCTCGGCGATCACCGCCGTCACCGCCCAGCACACCCGCGGCGTCGAATCCTCCTACGCGCTCCCTCGAGAAGAGGTCGTGGCCCAACTCGAGGCCGTGACCGGCGACTTCGCCGTCGGTGCGGCGAAGACGGGGATGCTCGCGACGACGGAGATCGTCCAGACCGTCGCCGATCGCGCTGAGTCGTTCGCGTTCCCGCTCGTGGTCGATCCGGTGATGGTCGCCACTTCGGGCGATCGGTTGCTCGAGCCCGAAGCCGAGCGCGCCTACGAGGACCTGCTCGGAACGGCGACGCTCGCGACGCCGAACGCGGACGAGGCCGAAGTGCTGACGGGAATCGCGGTGACGGACGAGGAGTCCGCACGCGAAGCCGGTGAGGAAATCCTCGAGACGGGCGTCGACGCGGCGCTCGTCAAAGGGGGACACGTTCCCGGCGATCAGATTCGGGACGTGCTCGTCACGAGCGAGGGCGTTCGAACGTTCGAACATCCGCGAGTCGACACCGAGGCGACCCACGGCTCTGGCTGTACGCTCGCCGCGTCGATCGCGTCGCGTCTCGCCAGCGGTGACTCGCTCGAGGCGGCGGTCGAGGGTGCGACGGCGTTCCTCGAGCGCGCCGTGCGTTACTCGACCGACGTCGGAGGTGGTCCCGGCGCGGTCAACCACCTCGTCGACCTGCGAAACGCGGCCGCTCGAGAGCCGACCGCCGAAGCGGTGCAAAGAGTCGTCGATCGGTTCGTCGAACGCGACGTGTCCCGTCTCGTGCCGGAGGTCGGGACGAACGTTGTCGGGGCGACCCCCTATGCCGAAACGGTCGACGAGACGGCGGCCGTCGAAGGACGAATCACGCGCACGCTCTCGGGCGTCCGGCCGAATCGGGGCGTTCGCTTCGGTGCCTCGAGTCACGTCGCCCGATTCTTGCTCTCGGCTCGGGAGTTCTTCCCCGCGCTCCGATTCGCCGTCAACTGCCGGTTCGGCCCGGACGTCGACGACGCACTCGAGGCCCTCGAGTGGTCGATTGCGGCGTACGACCGAGCGGACGAGCCTGCAGTGCGTGCGGACGAAGAGGGGCACACGATGGGGTGGGGTGCCCGGCAGGCGTTCGGCGGGCGCGAGGAACCCCCGGTAGCCGTGATCGACCGCGGTGAGGTCGGCAAGGAAGCGATGACGAAACTCGTCGCGAGCGATCCGGAGACGCTCGTCGACCGCGTACTCGAACTCGAGGAGGCGGTGGTGCAGCGATGA